In a genomic window of Streptomyces sp. SJL17-4:
- a CDS encoding SigE family RNA polymerase sigma factor, translated as MATADTETTETEDSAAEFRAFFERHYAELARLAHLLTGETDAADDLAADAMLALWHRWDRVRAADHPTAYARGVVTNLVRTRIRGTVRERRRIAAFWDRRPDHTEDPDVPAVVDVRTALRALPFRKRACVVLRHAFDLSERDTALALGVSVGTVKSQTAKGMAELQRLLGSQATTELAAGWR; from the coding sequence GTGGCCACGGCGGACACTGAGACCACCGAGACCGAGGACAGTGCGGCGGAGTTCCGGGCGTTCTTCGAGCGTCACTACGCCGAACTCGCCCGTCTCGCCCATCTGCTGACGGGCGAGACCGACGCAGCCGACGACCTCGCCGCCGACGCCATGCTCGCGCTCTGGCACCGCTGGGACCGGGTCCGCGCCGCCGACCACCCCACCGCCTACGCCCGGGGTGTCGTCACCAACCTCGTCCGCACCCGGATCCGCGGCACCGTCCGCGAGCGGCGCCGCATCGCCGCCTTCTGGGACCGGCGCCCCGACCACACCGAGGACCCGGACGTGCCCGCCGTCGTCGACGTGCGGACGGCGCTGCGCGCCCTGCCGTTCCGCAAGCGCGCCTGCGTCGTGCTCCGGCACGCCTTCGACCTCTCCGAACGCGACACCGCTCTCGCGCTCGGCGTCTCGGTCGGTACGGTCAAGAGCCAGACCGCCAAGGGCATGGCCGAGCTCCAGCGGCTGCTCGGCTCCCAGGCCACCACCGAACTCGCCGCGGGGTGGCGCTGA
- a CDS encoding rhamnogalacturonan acetylesterase — MRTTALLAAAATLLGTLAAAPTAHADGSYGQGLDHCTTTDTGPLACHFDVPPGTYDITVTLGGDTAGSTAVTGETRRALLPETATGAGQYVRRSFTVDVRDPEGEPTGPAGSPGLDLVLGGSAPRVTALRVTPARSARRLFLVGDSTVCDQPGEPYTGWGQLLPARLKRGIAVANHADSGESTVTFLANPALFDRVEAAIRPGDPVLIQLAHNDKQTDAATYRANLTTLVERVRARGGEPVLVTPVVRRWFNADGTLNNGTALLVNGLGVDHPAEIRALAATLGTPLVDLTALTRARVEELGPEASKALYLTTEKRDNTHTSVRGATEYAALVAAELRARGIVPERLIR; from the coding sequence ATGAGGACGACAGCGCTGCTCGCCGCGGCGGCGACCCTGCTCGGCACCCTCGCCGCCGCACCCACCGCCCACGCCGACGGCTCGTACGGCCAGGGCCTCGACCACTGCACCACCACGGACACCGGCCCCCTCGCCTGCCACTTCGACGTCCCGCCCGGCACGTACGACATCACCGTGACGCTCGGCGGCGACACCGCCGGCTCCACGGCCGTCACCGGCGAGACCCGGCGGGCGCTGCTCCCCGAGACCGCCACCGGCGCCGGGCAGTACGTCCGCCGCTCGTTCACCGTGGACGTACGCGATCCGGAGGGCGAGCCCACCGGACCGGCCGGAAGCCCCGGACTCGACCTGGTGCTCGGCGGCTCCGCACCGCGTGTCACCGCGCTCCGGGTCACCCCCGCCCGCTCGGCCCGCCGGCTCTTCCTCGTCGGCGACTCGACCGTCTGCGACCAGCCGGGCGAGCCGTACACCGGCTGGGGCCAGCTCCTCCCCGCCCGGCTGAAGCGGGGGATCGCGGTCGCCAACCACGCCGACTCCGGCGAGAGCACCGTCACCTTCCTGGCGAACCCGGCCCTCTTCGACCGGGTCGAGGCCGCGATCCGGCCCGGCGACCCCGTCCTGATCCAGCTCGCCCACAACGACAAGCAGACGGACGCCGCCACCTATCGCGCGAACCTCACCACCCTGGTCGAGCGGGTACGGGCCCGGGGCGGCGAACCCGTCCTCGTCACCCCTGTCGTCCGCCGCTGGTTCAACGCCGACGGCACCCTGAACAACGGCACCGCCCTGCTCGTGAACGGCCTCGGCGTGGACCATCCCGCCGAGATCCGCGCCCTCGCCGCGACCCTCGGCACCCCCCTCGTCGACCTCACCGCCCTCACCAGGGCGCGGGTCGAGGAGCTGGGTCCCGAGGCCTCCAAGGCGCTCTATCTGACGACGGAGAAGCGGGACAACACCCACACCTCGGTGCGCGGGGCCACGGAGTACGCGGCCCTCGTCGCGGCGGAGCTGCGGGCCCGTGGCATCGTCCCCGAGCGTCTGATCCGGTAG
- a CDS encoding glycoside hydrolase family 2 TIM barrel-domain containing protein: MSALPWYEDVSPGRGTLPPRAWYSRSDAAALSLNGDWAFRLSPSADAEDESFAAPEFDAGAWGTVAVPGHWVLQGKERGVPGPYGGPAYTNVRYPFPVDPPRVPTENPTGDHLRRFDLPTDWPASGGAVLRLDGVESCARVWLNGTELGEFKGSRLAHEFAVGHLLKARDNVLALRVHQWSSGSYLEDQDQWWLPGVFRDVTLLHRPEGAPGDFFTHASYDHVTGTGTLRVECDVPGRVTVPELGLDLATGEAVTVPVEPWSAEVPRLYEAELAAGGERVPLRVGFRTVAVENGVMTVNGRRVLFRGVNRHEFHPEHGRSLDLATMRQDVELMKRHNINAVRTSHYPPHPAFLDLCDTYGLWVIDEGDLETHGFEELAWEGNPVDDPRWTPALLDRAARLVERDKNHPSVMMWSLGNECGTGAGLTAMARWIRDRDPSRPVHYEGDRSCADTDVYSRMYPPHAEVEEIGRRADEGPEARARLPFILCEYAHAMGNGPGGLADYQRLFETYERCQGGFVWEWIDHGLAHPVHGYGYGGDFGEELHDGNFVCDGLLFPDRTPSPGLLEYKKVVEPVRIADGGAGTVLVTNGHDVADLTHLTFTWSFLVDGETLTTGTLEVPALAAGASTRVVLPAAPAHPVGTETVWTVRALLAHDTAWAPAGHEIAWGQIPATEPIRRAPRPPVRPTRTDGRTTLGPGVFDARTGLLLALGSLPVTAGPRLDVWRAPTDNDEGAPWQPDERHGPLWRELGLHRMRHRTDEVVADDAALTVRTRVAPAASDVGLRTTYRWSSDGTALRLDVEVVPEGDWRVPLPRLGLRLGLPAALDRVVWYGAGPGEAYPDTREAARLGRWETTADALHTPYLRPQENGARIDTRWVELTSPAAGVRVEGDPAFAFTARRWTTEQLDAAAHPGELAPGDTLWLHLDHAQHGIGSQSCGPGVLPEYRLDAAPAAFTLDFTPLG; encoded by the coding sequence ATGTCCGCCCTGCCCTGGTACGAAGACGTCTCCCCAGGCCGCGGCACGCTCCCGCCGCGCGCCTGGTACTCCCGCTCCGACGCCGCCGCCCTCTCCCTGAACGGCGATTGGGCGTTCCGCCTCTCCCCCAGCGCCGACGCCGAGGACGAGTCCTTCGCCGCGCCGGAGTTCGACGCGGGCGCCTGGGGGACGGTGGCGGTCCCGGGGCACTGGGTGCTCCAGGGCAAGGAGAGGGGGGTGCCCGGGCCGTACGGCGGCCCCGCGTACACCAATGTCCGCTATCCCTTCCCCGTCGATCCGCCCCGCGTCCCCACCGAGAACCCGACCGGCGACCATCTGCGCCGCTTCGACCTGCCCACCGACTGGCCGGCGTCCGGCGGGGCGGTGCTCCGTCTCGACGGGGTCGAGTCCTGCGCCCGGGTCTGGCTGAACGGCACGGAGCTGGGCGAGTTCAAGGGCTCGCGTCTCGCCCACGAGTTCGCCGTCGGACACCTCCTGAAGGCCCGCGACAACGTCCTCGCCCTCCGCGTCCACCAGTGGTCCTCCGGTTCCTATCTGGAGGACCAGGACCAGTGGTGGCTGCCGGGTGTCTTCCGTGACGTGACCCTGCTGCACCGGCCGGAGGGCGCGCCCGGCGACTTCTTCACCCATGCCTCGTACGACCACGTCACCGGCACCGGCACCCTGCGGGTGGAGTGCGACGTGCCGGGCCGGGTGACCGTCCCCGAGCTCGGCCTCGACCTCGCCACCGGCGAGGCGGTCACGGTGCCGGTCGAGCCGTGGAGCGCCGAGGTCCCCCGCCTGTACGAGGCCGAGCTCGCGGCCGGCGGGGAGCGGGTCCCGCTGCGCGTCGGCTTCCGGACGGTGGCCGTCGAGAACGGTGTCATGACGGTGAACGGGCGCCGAGTGCTCTTCCGGGGCGTGAACCGGCACGAGTTCCACCCGGAGCACGGTCGCAGCCTGGACCTCGCCACCATGCGGCAGGACGTCGAGCTGATGAAGCGGCACAACATCAACGCCGTCCGCACCTCCCACTATCCGCCCCACCCCGCCTTCCTCGACCTCTGCGACACGTACGGGCTCTGGGTGATCGACGAGGGCGACCTGGAGACCCACGGCTTCGAGGAACTGGCCTGGGAGGGCAATCCGGTCGACGACCCGCGCTGGACCCCGGCGCTGCTCGACCGGGCGGCCCGGCTGGTCGAGCGGGACAAGAACCATCCGTCGGTGATGATGTGGTCGCTGGGCAACGAGTGCGGCACCGGGGCGGGTCTGACCGCGATGGCGCGGTGGATCCGCGACCGGGACCCGTCCCGGCCGGTCCACTACGAGGGCGACCGTTCCTGCGCGGACACCGACGTCTACTCCCGGATGTACCCGCCGCACGCCGAGGTCGAGGAGATCGGCCGCCGGGCCGACGAAGGACCCGAGGCCCGTGCCCGACTCCCCTTCATCCTCTGCGAGTACGCCCACGCGATGGGCAACGGCCCCGGCGGACTCGCCGACTACCAGCGGCTCTTCGAGACGTACGAGCGCTGCCAGGGCGGCTTCGTCTGGGAGTGGATCGACCACGGCCTCGCCCATCCGGTCCACGGGTACGGCTACGGCGGCGACTTCGGGGAGGAGCTGCACGACGGCAACTTCGTCTGTGACGGACTGCTCTTCCCCGACCGGACGCCGTCGCCCGGGCTCCTGGAGTACAAGAAGGTCGTCGAGCCGGTCCGCATCGCCGACGGAGGAGCCGGCACGGTCCTGGTGACCAACGGCCATGACGTCGCCGACCTCACGCATCTGACCTTCACCTGGTCCTTCCTGGTCGACGGGGAGACCCTCACCACCGGCACCCTGGAGGTGCCCGCGCTCGCCGCCGGCGCGAGCACCCGGGTCGTGCTTCCCGCAGCGCCCGCGCACCCCGTCGGGACGGAAACCGTATGGACGGTACGGGCGTTGCTCGCCCACGACACGGCGTGGGCGCCGGCCGGGCACGAGATCGCCTGGGGACAGATCCCGGCCACCGAACCGATCCGCCGCGCTCCCCGGCCCCCCGTGCGCCCGACGCGCACGGACGGACGGACCACGCTCGGTCCCGGCGTCTTCGACGCCCGGACCGGTCTCCTCCTGGCCCTGGGCTCCCTCCCCGTCACCGCCGGCCCGCGTCTCGACGTCTGGCGGGCGCCGACCGACAACGACGAGGGCGCGCCCTGGCAGCCCGACGAGCGCCACGGCCCGCTCTGGCGCGAGCTCGGACTGCACCGGATGCGGCACCGTACGGACGAAGTCGTGGCGGACGACGCGGCGTTGACCGTACGGACGCGGGTCGCGCCCGCCGCGTCGGACGTCGGGCTCCGCACCACGTACCGCTGGTCCTCGGACGGCACCGCGCTGCGGCTCGACGTCGAGGTGGTGCCCGAGGGCGACTGGCGGGTGCCGCTCCCCCGGCTCGGGCTCCGGCTCGGTCTGCCGGCCGCGCTGGACCGGGTGGTCTGGTACGGCGCGGGGCCGGGCGAGGCGTACCCCGACACCCGGGAGGCGGCGCGGCTCGGTCGCTGGGAGACGACCGCGGACGCGCTCCACACCCCGTATCTGCGTCCCCAGGAGAACGGGGCCCGGATCGACACGCGGTGGGTGGAGCTGACCTCCCCGGCGGCGGGTGTACGGGTGGAGGGCGACCCGGCGTTCGCGTTCACCGCCCGCCGCTGGACCACCGAGCAGCTGGACGCGGCCGCCCACCCCGGCGAGCTGGCGCCGGGCGACACCCTGTGGCTGCACCTGGACCACGCCCAGCACGGCATCGGCTCCCAGTCCTGCGGGCCGGGGGTGCTGCCGGAGTACCGGCTCGACGCGGCTCCGGCCGCCTTCACCCTCGACTTCACCCCGCTCGGCTGA
- a CDS encoding LacI family DNA-binding transcriptional regulator — MVTLADVARHAGVSASTVSYVLSGKRSISAPTRERIQHSIDTLGYRPHAGARALASSRTDILALMMPLRTGLYVPVMMEIAMAVTTTARSHGYDVLLLTGEEGPEAVRRVEGSAIADGMIVMDVGLDDPRLPCLQQAERPAVLIGLPTESAAAADTTGLDCVDLDFEAAGARCVEHLAGLGHTRVAVLGEPPAVYERGTGFAARTLTGLRAAADTHGVGLLHRPVDGTYAAVAAAVTRVFEERPGTTALVVQNEAAVEPLLALLRHHGRAVPEDVSVVAICPDQVAVHASVPLTAVSVPAQEMGRLAVERLVGRLAGETTRGTELIPPLLTARASTGPAPSGPAPSGPAAGSALPGPRVSGSTPTEDRRGHGGH; from the coding sequence GTGGTCACCCTCGCCGATGTCGCCCGCCACGCCGGGGTGTCTGCCAGCACCGTCAGCTACGTGCTCAGCGGCAAACGCTCCATATCCGCCCCCACCCGCGAGCGGATCCAGCACAGCATCGACACCCTCGGCTACCGGCCGCACGCCGGCGCCCGCGCCCTCGCCAGCAGCCGCACCGACATCCTCGCCCTGATGATGCCGCTCCGCACCGGCCTCTACGTGCCGGTCATGATGGAGATCGCGATGGCCGTCACCACCACGGCCCGCTCCCACGGCTACGACGTCCTGCTGCTCACCGGCGAGGAGGGCCCCGAGGCCGTCCGCCGCGTCGAGGGCAGCGCCATCGCCGACGGCATGATCGTCATGGACGTCGGACTCGACGACCCCCGGCTTCCCTGCCTCCAGCAGGCCGAGCGGCCCGCCGTTCTCATCGGCCTCCCCACCGAATCCGCGGCAGCCGCCGACACCACCGGACTCGACTGCGTCGACCTCGACTTCGAGGCCGCCGGAGCGCGCTGCGTCGAGCACCTCGCCGGCCTCGGCCACACCCGCGTCGCCGTCCTCGGCGAACCGCCCGCCGTCTACGAGCGGGGTACGGGCTTCGCGGCGCGCACCCTCACCGGACTGCGCGCCGCCGCCGACACCCACGGAGTCGGCCTGCTCCACCGGCCCGTCGACGGCACCTACGCGGCCGTCGCCGCCGCCGTCACCCGCGTCTTCGAGGAACGCCCGGGCACCACGGCCCTCGTCGTCCAGAACGAGGCCGCCGTCGAGCCGCTGCTCGCGCTGCTTCGCCACCACGGCCGCGCCGTGCCCGAGGACGTCTCCGTCGTCGCCATCTGCCCCGACCAGGTCGCCGTCCACGCCTCCGTACCCCTCACCGCCGTCTCCGTACCCGCCCAGGAGATGGGCCGCCTCGCCGTCGAACGGCTCGTCGGACGCCTCGCCGGGGAGACGACCCGGGGCACCGAGCTCATCCCGCCGCTGCTGACCGCGCGCGCGAGCACCGGCCCTGCCCCGTCCGGCCCCGCCCCCAGCGGCCCCGCCGCCGGGTCCGCCCTGCCGGGACCCCGCGTGTCCGGCTCCACTCCCACCGAGGACCGTCGTGGCCACGGCGGACACTGA
- a CDS encoding Tat pathway signal sequence domain protein yields the protein MSAIPRRSLLKAAAVAGAAAQFSWALGRGDARAAVPAEVPAADRPASVSWLEPGGLGAAAGSTFGVAWPKGVHPGDRAFALTTADGADVPVQTWTTARWPDGSLKWTAHAVGPEAAGAERFTLAPGTPATAAKTVSVTETGRRITIDTGTVRAVVSKDGGKLVESVTRDGVKIATDGRLVLLRQSDLDDGDQGNAKWERFDGEISGAVVEQRGPVRAVVRVDGKHRKGSRSWLPFSVRLYFYAGSESFRMVHTITYDGDQNKDFIRGLGVRFTVPMRDAAYDRHVRIAGEGAGFLTEAVQGVTGLRRDPGAAVRTAQVKGEKLPDPATWDQRVTTRMQYVPTWGDYTLAQLSADGFALRKRTKPGRGWIPAGGGRRASGFGYVGGVTGGLSFGLRDFWQKHPAQLDIRNAAGDEAEVTLWLWSPEAQPMDLRFYHDGMGQDTFPEQLEGLNITYEDHEPGFGTPYGIARTSELMFWANAATPTASTLVDQAAAVRTPPQLAVSPEDLVRARVFGGLFSPVDRSTPARATIEDRLDYLFTYYKDQVEQRRWYGFWDYGDIMHTYDEDRHQWRYDVGGYAWDNSELSPDLWLWYAYLRSGRADIFRFAEAMTRHTGEVDVYHLGTWAGLGTRHGVQHFADSAKQQRISTAVYRRPYYFLTADERVGDLMHDLVDSDETFLALDPIRKIRTEPYTPDRHALSIGFGTDWSGLAAAWLTEWERGGPKAAKAEARLRSTMETIAAQPNGFVQGTGLYDLDTGRFAVATEPVVGVSHLSAMFGLVEMCAELIDLVDMPQFKSAWLDYCRYFNATKTEQAARYGKNFGTLLLFQGHSRQDAYAAAQSNDTKLAQRAWAKFDKSDGYTAAMVWNKTPVQGPAALEPGYEHLWISTNTTALYGLAAIQNLALVGDHLPA from the coding sequence GTGTCCGCCATACCTCGTCGCTCCCTCCTCAAGGCCGCCGCCGTGGCCGGGGCCGCCGCTCAGTTCAGCTGGGCGCTCGGGCGTGGGGACGCCCGGGCCGCCGTACCCGCGGAGGTTCCGGCGGCCGACCGGCCCGCGAGCGTCAGCTGGCTGGAGCCCGGTGGGCTCGGCGCCGCCGCCGGGTCGACCTTCGGCGTCGCCTGGCCCAAGGGCGTCCACCCCGGCGACCGGGCCTTCGCCCTCACCACCGCCGACGGCGCCGACGTCCCCGTACAGACCTGGACCACCGCCCGCTGGCCCGACGGCTCCCTCAAGTGGACCGCGCACGCCGTCGGGCCCGAGGCCGCCGGGGCCGAGCGGTTCACCCTCGCGCCCGGCACCCCCGCGACCGCCGCGAAGACCGTCTCCGTCACCGAGACCGGCCGCCGGATCACCATCGACACCGGCACCGTCCGGGCCGTCGTCTCCAAGGACGGCGGGAAGCTCGTCGAGTCCGTGACCCGCGACGGCGTGAAGATCGCCACCGACGGCCGGCTCGTCCTGCTCCGGCAGAGCGACCTCGACGACGGCGACCAGGGCAACGCCAAGTGGGAGCGGTTCGACGGCGAGATCTCCGGCGCCGTCGTCGAACAGCGCGGTCCCGTCCGGGCCGTGGTCCGCGTCGACGGCAAGCACCGCAAGGGCAGCCGCAGCTGGCTGCCGTTCTCGGTCCGCCTCTACTTCTACGCGGGCTCCGAGTCGTTCCGTATGGTCCACACGATCACCTACGACGGCGACCAGAACAAGGACTTCATCCGCGGGCTCGGAGTCCGCTTCACCGTCCCGATGCGCGACGCCGCCTACGACCGGCACGTCCGGATCGCCGGCGAGGGCGCCGGATTCCTCACCGAGGCCGTCCAGGGCGTCACCGGACTGCGCCGCGACCCCGGCGCCGCCGTCCGCACCGCCCAGGTCAAGGGGGAGAAGCTGCCCGACCCCGCCACCTGGGACCAGCGCGTCACCACCCGCATGCAGTACGTCCCGACCTGGGGCGACTACACCCTCGCCCAGCTCTCCGCCGACGGCTTCGCCCTCCGCAAGCGCACCAAGCCCGGCCGCGGCTGGATACCGGCGGGCGGCGGCCGGCGCGCGAGCGGCTTCGGCTACGTCGGCGGCGTGACCGGCGGACTCTCCTTCGGCCTGCGGGACTTCTGGCAGAAGCACCCCGCCCAGCTCGACATCCGGAACGCCGCCGGCGACGAGGCCGAGGTCACACTCTGGCTCTGGTCGCCCGAGGCCCAGCCCATGGACCTGCGCTTCTACCACGACGGCATGGGCCAGGACACCTTCCCCGAGCAGCTCGAAGGCCTCAACATCACCTACGAGGACCACGAGCCCGGCTTCGGCACTCCCTACGGCATCGCCCGCACCAGTGAGCTGATGTTCTGGGCCAACGCCGCCACCCCCACCGCCTCGACGCTCGTCGACCAGGCCGCCGCCGTCCGTACCCCGCCCCAGCTCGCCGTCAGCCCCGAAGACCTCGTCCGCGCCCGGGTGTTCGGCGGACTGTTCTCACCCGTCGACCGCTCCACCCCCGCCAGGGCGACGATCGAGGACCGCCTCGACTACCTCTTCACCTACTACAAGGACCAGGTGGAGCAGCGCCGTTGGTACGGCTTCTGGGACTACGGCGACATCATGCACACCTACGACGAGGACCGGCACCAGTGGCGGTACGACGTCGGCGGCTACGCCTGGGACAACTCCGAGCTCTCGCCCGACCTGTGGCTCTGGTACGCCTACCTCCGCTCCGGCCGCGCCGACATCTTCCGCTTCGCCGAGGCCATGACCCGGCACACCGGCGAGGTCGACGTCTACCACCTCGGTACGTGGGCCGGCCTCGGCACCCGCCACGGCGTCCAGCACTTCGCCGACAGCGCGAAGCAGCAGCGCATCTCCACCGCCGTCTACCGCCGCCCCTACTACTTCCTCACCGCCGACGAACGCGTCGGCGACCTCATGCACGACCTGGTCGACTCCGACGAGACCTTCCTCGCCCTCGACCCCATCCGCAAGATCCGCACCGAGCCCTACACCCCCGACCGGCACGCCCTCTCCATCGGCTTCGGCACCGACTGGAGCGGTCTCGCCGCCGCCTGGCTCACCGAATGGGAGCGCGGCGGACCCAAGGCCGCCAAGGCCGAGGCCCGGCTGCGCTCCACCATGGAGACCATCGCCGCCCAGCCCAACGGCTTCGTCCAGGGCACCGGTCTCTACGACCTCGACACCGGCCGGTTCGCCGTCGCGACCGAACCCGTCGTCGGCGTCTCCCATCTCTCCGCCATGTTCGGCCTGGTCGAGATGTGCGCCGAGCTCATCGACCTCGTCGACATGCCGCAGTTCAAGAGCGCCTGGCTCGATTACTGCCGCTACTTCAACGCCACCAAGACCGAACAGGCCGCCCGCTACGGCAAGAACTTCGGCACCCTCCTCCTCTTCCAGGGCCACTCGCGCCAGGACGCCTACGCGGCCGCCCAGTCGAACGACACCAAGCTCGCCCAGCGCGCCTGGGCCAAGTTCGACAAGAGCGACGGCTACACCGCCGCCATGGTCTGGAACAAGACACCCGTCCAGGGGCCGGCCGCCCTCGAACCGGGCTACGAACACCTGTGGATCAGCACCAACACCACGGCCCTGTACGGCCTGGCCGCCATCCAGAACCTCGCCCTCGTCGGCGACCACCTGCCCGCGTGA
- a CDS encoding carbohydrate ABC transporter permease yields the protein MSLVRTRTGARAGAGRSAGSLAWHLGALAVLAVILYPVVWVIGGSFKPNDEIVGSLSLFPTEPITDNYRRLADGIADIPITTFFGNSLFLAVGSVIGVVLSSSLAAYAFAKVRFAGRGLLFTAMIGTLLLPYHVLLIPQYVLFQKLELINTYTPLLLGKYLATDAFFVFLMLQFMRGLPKELDEAARLDGCGHLRTYWSIVLPLCRPALITSAIFTFINAWNDFMGPLIYLNEPEKYTVSLGLKMFVDQDGVANYGGMIAMSLVALLPVVAFFLAFQRYLIDGMATSGLKG from the coding sequence ATGAGCCTCGTACGCACCCGGACCGGCGCGCGGGCGGGAGCGGGCCGCTCGGCCGGCTCGCTCGCCTGGCACCTCGGAGCCCTCGCCGTCCTCGCGGTCATCCTCTACCCCGTGGTGTGGGTCATCGGTGGCTCCTTCAAGCCGAACGACGAGATCGTCGGCAGCCTCTCCCTCTTCCCCACCGAACCCATCACCGACAACTACCGGCGCCTCGCCGACGGCATCGCCGACATCCCCATCACCACCTTCTTCGGCAACTCCCTCTTCCTGGCCGTCGGTTCGGTCATCGGCGTGGTCCTCTCCAGCTCCCTCGCGGCCTACGCCTTCGCCAAGGTCCGCTTCGCCGGGCGCGGACTGCTCTTCACCGCGATGATCGGCACGCTGCTCCTGCCGTACCACGTGCTGCTCATCCCGCAGTACGTGCTGTTCCAGAAGCTCGAACTCATCAACACCTACACGCCGTTGCTGCTCGGCAAGTACCTGGCCACAGATGCCTTCTTCGTCTTCCTGATGCTCCAGTTCATGCGTGGACTGCCGAAGGAACTCGACGAGGCGGCGCGGCTCGACGGCTGCGGGCACCTGCGGACGTACTGGTCGATCGTGCTGCCGCTGTGCCGCCCCGCGCTCATCACCAGCGCGATCTTCACCTTCATCAACGCGTGGAACGACTTCATGGGCCCGCTGATCTACCTCAACGAACCCGAGAAGTACACGGTCTCGCTCGGCCTCAAGATGTTCGTCGACCAGGACGGCGTCGCCAACTACGGCGGCATGATCGCGATGTCGCTGGTGGCACTGCTGCCGGTGGTCGCGTTCTTCCTCGCCTTCCAGCGGTACCTCATCGACGGCATGGCCACGTCCGGCCTCAAGGGCTGA
- a CDS encoding helix-turn-helix transcriptional regulator yields MKADAVRGHLDGLLLAVLEPGPLHGYAIIAAVQSRSGGALELRTGTIYPALNRLERLGLLSSSWQSSGERRRRCYELTEAGRHTLAGERTAWNEFTAAIGSVLNPTTPPGLAT; encoded by the coding sequence ATGAAGGCGGATGCGGTGCGAGGGCACCTGGACGGACTGCTGCTCGCGGTGCTCGAACCGGGCCCGCTGCACGGCTACGCGATCATCGCCGCGGTCCAGAGCCGCAGCGGGGGCGCGCTCGAACTGCGTACGGGCACGATCTACCCGGCACTGAACCGGCTGGAGCGGCTCGGGCTCCTGAGCAGCAGTTGGCAGTCCTCGGGCGAGCGACGGCGGCGCTGCTACGAGCTCACCGAAGCAGGCCGGCACACGCTCGCCGGCGAGCGGACGGCGTGGAACGAGTTCACCGCCGCGATCGGCTCGGTCCTGAACCCCACCACACCGCCCGGGCTCGCCACGTGA
- a CDS encoding sugar ABC transporter permease gives MDAAVTSVPNAGSNPVPHPVPPTVPEPTTAAADVGPGGTRPRPKPGGTGQSGGAGRKGGAGPRGRARRENLAGYLFMSPWIAGFLLLTAGPMVASLYFAFTDYNLFDAPQWVGFDNFTEMFGDPRWRTSVEVTSWYVVIGTPLKLAAALGVALLLNQSRRGQGFYRAAFYAPSLVGASVSIAIVWRALFSDGAAIDRGQQFLGMEAGGWIGDPDRIIYSLVALTVWQFGAPMVIFLAGLKQVPRELYEAAQVDGAGPWRRFWSITLPMISPVLFFNVLLETIHSFQIFGSAYIIGSQGNACGPADGTLVYTCYLYIQGFENSRMGLASAMAWMLLLAVALVTAFLFWSQRRWVHYEEGAR, from the coding sequence ATGGACGCCGCCGTGACCTCCGTACCGAACGCCGGGTCGAACCCCGTACCGCACCCCGTGCCGCCGACCGTGCCGGAGCCGACGACCGCAGCCGCGGACGTCGGCCCCGGCGGGACGCGCCCGCGCCCGAAGCCCGGCGGCACCGGGCAGAGCGGCGGGGCGGGCCGGAAGGGCGGCGCCGGGCCGCGCGGCCGGGCCCGCCGTGAGAACCTCGCCGGCTATCTCTTCATGTCCCCCTGGATCGCCGGCTTCCTCCTGCTCACCGCGGGGCCCATGGTCGCCTCGCTCTACTTCGCGTTCACCGACTACAACCTCTTCGACGCCCCGCAGTGGGTCGGCTTCGACAACTTCACCGAGATGTTCGGCGACCCCCGCTGGCGCACCTCCGTCGAGGTGACCAGCTGGTACGTGGTGATCGGCACCCCGCTCAAACTCGCCGCGGCACTCGGCGTCGCGCTGCTGCTCAACCAGAGCCGCCGCGGACAGGGCTTCTACCGGGCCGCGTTCTACGCCCCCTCGCTCGTCGGCGCCAGTGTCTCCATCGCCATCGTCTGGCGGGCGCTGTTCTCCGACGGGGCCGCCATCGACCGCGGACAGCAGTTCCTCGGCATGGAGGCCGGCGGCTGGATCGGCGACCCCGACCGGATCATCTACAGCCTCGTCGCGCTCACGGTCTGGCAGTTCGGCGCCCCCATGGTCATCTTCCTGGCCGGACTCAAACAGGTGCCGCGCGAGCTGTACGAGGCGGCGCAGGTCGACGGCGCGGGCCCCTGGCGGAGATTCTGGAGCATCACCCTGCCGATGATCTCCCCGGTGCTCTTCTTCAACGTGCTCCTGGAGACCATCCACTCCTTCCAGATCTTCGGATCGGCCTACATCATCGGCAGCCAGGGCAACGCCTGCGGACCGGCCGACGGCACCCTCGTCTACACCTGCTACCTCTACATCCAGGGCTTCGAGAACAGCCGGATGGGCCTCGCCTCGGCGATGGCATGGATGCTGCTGCTCGCCGTCGCCCTGGTCACGGCGTTCCTTTTCTGGTCCCAGCGGCGCTGGGTGCACTACGAGGAGGGGGCCCGATGA